In Penaeus chinensis breed Huanghai No. 1 chromosome 11, ASM1920278v2, whole genome shotgun sequence, a genomic segment contains:
- the LOC125030528 gene encoding high mobility group protein 20A-like, with product MMTTGGAGASNDNSPKKKGWPKGRKRRLLPKDSNAPKGPLSGYMLFMGDQREIIRQTNPGLAFHEITKLVAQRWAQLDTESKTKYLEAAEADKERYQKELEEYQKTDAYKNFIMKQNKEETPTPPKKPRKEVVEERKEEEEEEPMNSQSALEIPIFTEEFLNHNKAREAELRQLRKSNTDYEEQNAILQKHIESMKSTVEKLENETSQQRSNNAALQQHIETLRQTLTKAFKALPLPGTQEIPTEDSIDSYMVQLHSMIVNNPQQYQSLIQTVRGIVSQLALT from the exons ATGATGACAACAGGTGGTGCAGGAGCAAGCAATGACAATTCGCCGAAGAAAAAAGGCTGGCCAAAGGGGCGCAAGCGAAGACTCCTTCCCAAGGATTCCAATGCACCAAAAGGACCTTTGTCAG GTTATATGCTGTTCATGGGTGACCAGCGAGAGATAATAAGGCAGACAAACCCAGGGTTGGCTTTTCATGAGATAACAAAACTGGTTGCTCAGCGCTGGGCCCAGTTGGATACAGAGTCAAAAACCAAGTATTTGGAAGCTGCAGAGGCTGATAAAGAAAG ATACCAGAAGGAACTGGAGGAGTATCAAAAAACTGATGCCTACAAGAACTTCATTATGAAACAGAACAAAGAGGAGACTCCAACGCCCCCAAAGAAACcgaggaaggaggtggtggaagagaggaaggaagaagaagaagaa GAACCAATGAATTCCCAGTCTGCTTTGGAGATACCAATCTTTACAGAAGAGTTCCTTAACCATAATAAAG CGAGAGAAGCAGAATTACGCCAGCTTCGTAAATCGAACACAGATTACGAAGAACAGAATGCTATCCTGCAGAAGCATATTGAGAGCATGAA ATCTACAGTAGAGAAACTTGAGAATGAGACCAGCCAGCAACGCAGTAACAATGCTGCACTTCAGCAGCATATAGAGACCCTCAGACAAACCCTCACCAAAGCGTTCAAAGCACTTCCACTACCTG gAACTCAAGAAATACCTACAGAGGACAGCATTGACAGTTATATGGTCCAGCTTCATTCTATGATCGTTAACAACCCACAGCAATACCAGAGTCTAATACAAACAGTTCGGGGCATTGTCAGTCAGCTTGCCCTTACCTGA